AAACCAAACCACCGCTCCCTCACGGTCGCGGCTCTGTTACTCCATCTCCTCGCCGCCGCCAAACTCGTCCGCGAGATTTTCGAACGAAGTGTACTGCGCAAGAAAAGCAAGATTCACCGTGCCGGTCGGACCGTTGCGCTGCTTTTCAATAATCAGCTCGGCCTTGCCGCGGTTTTCATCGGTGGGCTTGATCGACTCCTCGCGAAAAATGAAACCTACCAGATCGGCGTCCTGCTCAATCTGTCCAGACTCGCGCAGATCGCTCAAGCGGGGGCGTCCGCCGCGCTCTTCCGTGGCTCGGCTCAACTGGGAAATGGCGATGAGAGGGACCTTCAATTCCTTGGCCAGCCCCTTCAGTCCGCGCGAAATGGCGGAGATTTCCTGGGTGCGATTCTCCTGGCGGCCACGTCCGGTCATCAGTTGCAAATAGTCCACGATCAATAGGCCCAGGCCGTGCTCGGCCTGCAAGCGCCGCGCTTTTGCGCGCATTTCGGTAATGGAGATGCCCGGCGTATCGTCAATGAAAAATGGCGATTCGATCAGACGGCCCAGCGCCTGGGCCAGCTTCGACCAGTCATCGCGCGAGGCGAACCCGGCTTGCAAGCGGTGGCCGTTCACGCGCGCCTCGCCACACAGCAGGCGCATGACCAGCGCCTCCTTCGACATTTCCAGCGAGAACATGCCTACCGGCTGCTGCATGCGTATGGCCACATGCTGCGCGATGTTCAGCGCGAAGCTAGTCTTGCCCATCGAGGGACGTGCCGCGATGATGACCAGATCGGACGGTTGCAGCCCGCGAGTCATATCATCGAATTTGCGAAAGCCGGTCTCCAGGCCCGTTACGCGCTTGCCGCGATCATGCAGCGCATCGAGGCTGCCCATGCTGTCGCGGAAAATATCGCGGAAATGCGAGAACCCCGTGCGCACCTGCTGCTCGCCGATGGAGAGCACCATGCTCTCCGCCGCATCCAGAATCTCTTCCGCCGCCTCGCCGCCGTCGAGAGCGCGCGAGGCGATGGAGTTGGAAACCTGAATCAGCCGCCGCAGCATCGCCTTGTCCTTCACGATGCGCGCGTAGTGCTCGATGTTGGCCAGCCGCGGCAGGCCGTCGGTCAGCGAAGCCAGATAGCCCGCGCCGCCGATCGCCTCCAGCTCGTTATGCCGCATCAGCTCTTCAGAGAGCGTCACCAGATCAATGGGCTTCGAGCGGTCCGACAACTCCTGAATGCGGAAGAAAAGTTTGCGGTGCGAGTCGAGTACGAAGTCGTCAGAGGTCAGCAGCGAGGCAGCCTGGTTGTACGCCGAGTTGTCAAGCAGGATCGCCCCGAGAACGCTGCGCTCGGCCTCGGCATTGCCGGGTAGCCCTTTGATGACGGCGGATTCGCTGACAGCCATTGCAGTACTCGTACTCGCCGGCAGGAACAAATTGCCGGCAGTTTGGTTTGGAAATGTGCGCCCGGTGGAAGCAGCGCCAAAACATTATACTAGATGCGAAGGACGTGGCGAGAGCCAAGTGATCCCTTAAGAAACTCTGCCTCTTGCGGCGGGCGCGGAAGGCTAGGATAATAGTTGCTTCCCGCTGGGCAGCAATGCGTGGCACGGTTAGGGCGAAAGATTTCGAGGAAGGAACGCACGAGAAAACATGGCTACCAATATCGCAACTACGGGACTGATCGGCCGGCGCATGGATGACCTCAGCCTGCCCGAGCGGCTGCAATACGCCAACCAATGGATCGCCTTCAAGAAATACATCCCGCCGAAGAAGACCTCGGAGGGTGGCGTCGAGTTTCCCGATGTCAAAATCCGGCGCGTGGAGGCCGCTGGTGCGAGCGCGCAGGCTTGCATCACCCAGCTCAAGGGCCGCCATCTCGATCCGGCGGAGTTTGAGTTCACCATCATGAAGCCACCCTATTAGAAGCTCTCCAGGCAGATCCCTTCGAGCATCATCATGAGTGCCACTACCACATCTACGGAGACCATGGACGCGATTCTGCGGAAGTACGAGCCGGTCATCGGCTTGGAAGTCCATTGCCAGCTATTGACCAGTTCGAAAATCTTCTGCGGCTGCTCCACCAAATTCGGCGCGCCGCCAAACGCGCATACCTGCCCCGTGTGTCTGGGAATGCCCGGCGCGCTGCCCGTCCTCAATCGCACTGCGGTGGAGATGGCCGTGAAGGCGTCACTGGCCATCAATTGCGCCATCAATCGCAAGTCGATCTTCGCGCGCAAAAACTACTTTTATCCGGATCTGCCCAAGGGCTACCAAATTTCGCAGTTTGATCAACCCATCGCCGAGCATGGCTGGATACTGCTGCACGGCGGCGCGACGGAAAAGAAGATTGGGATCACCCGTCTACACATGGAAGAGGACGCCGGCAAGAGCATCCACGACGGCTTCGCTGACTCCTATCAGCGCACTTACGTGGACCTGAACCGCAGCGGCACGCCGCTGGCGGAGATCGTCAGCGAGCCGGACATCCGCACGCCGGAAGAGGCGCATGAATATCTCACTCGACTGAAACAGATATTGCTTTATGTCGGCGTCTCGGACTGCAACATGGAAGAAGGCAGCCTACGCTGCGACGCCAACGTCAGCATCCGCCCCGTCGGCCAGAAAGAATTTGGAACCAAGGTCGAGGTCAAGAACCTCAACTCCTTCCGCTTCCTGCAAAAGTCGCTGGAGTATGAGATTGAGCGGCAGGCGCAGGTGCTGAACTCCGGCGGCAAGGTCGCGCAGGAGACGCGGCTGTGGAACTCCGCGCAGAATCGCACCGAGAGTATGCGCAGCAAGGAGCAGGCGCACGACTATCGCTACTTCCCCGAGCCGGACCTGCTGCCGCTGATCGTCAGCGAGAAGTGGCAGGCCGAGATTCGCGGCGGCATCCCCGAGTTGCCCGACGCCAAGCGCGTCCGCTTCATCAAGGACTACGGCCTCAGCGGCTATGATGCCGACGTGCTCACCGATTCGCAGGCGCTCGCTGATTACTATGAGCGCGTGGCGAAGGGTTCGCCCGACGCGAAACTGGCGGCCAACTGGGTGATGGTGGAACTGCTTGGCGCACTCAACGCAACAGGCAAGGGCATCGAGGAATCTCCGATCTCGGCTGAAAATCTCGCGGAGTTATTGCAGTTCATACTACCGGATGAAGAACAAGATAGGCTCGAACGGCGCTTTAAGGAACTCGACGATAAACTTGTCTTGGGTTTGCAATCTGCAAACGCCTTTCCTGTTGAGCTCTTTGAAGAAAAAGAGAAGATTGAGAAAAAGCTGAGAAGAACGCTGTCAGGCAAACTAGGTAAAATTGCGTTTCAGGAAATGTTTAAGACATCTGAGGCAGCAGAGCAGGTTCTACTGCGACTCGGCCTGAGACAGATTTCGGACCCCGCGGAGATTCAGCGAGTTATTCAACAAGTGGTGGCAGCGAATCCCAAGCAGCTCGAACAGTTCAAGGCGGGCAAGACCGCGCTGTTCGGCTATTTCGTCGGCCAAGTGATGAAGGAAACCAAGGGCCAGGCCAACCCCGCCAAGGTCAATGACCTGCTGAAAGCAGAACTAGAAAAGAGTTAGCCACAGAGTCACTGAGACACAGAGATAGTAATTTCAAGTTACAACTTCAACACTCTGTGCCTCTGTGTCTCCGTGGCCATTAAGGAGATAAACTCATGTTACAGGAAGGCCAGGCCGCACCGGACTTCACCCTGCTCGATGATGCGGAGCACACCGTCAGCCTGAAAGATTTTCGCGGCGCGCCGCTGGTGATCTACTTCTATCCCCGGGCCGACACCCCCGGCTGAACGATTGAGAGTTGCGAGTTTCGCGACATCTTCCCCAAGTTTCAGAAGCTTCATGTTCCGGTGATTGGCGCCAGCCCCGACACACCCGCCGCGCAGGCCAAATTCAAGGCCAAGTTCAATCTTCCCTTCCCTCTGCTCGCCGACGAGGAGCGCAAGATGGCGGAAGCCTACGGCGTGCTCAAAGAGAAAAACATGTACGGCAAAACGGTGATGGGCATCGAGCGCACCACGGTAATTATCGACGCCGCCGGGAAGGTGCAGAAGATTTTCCCGAAGGTGAAAGTGGAAGGCCACGCCGAGGAAGTGCTCGCCGCGCTAAAGTAATGAAGAAATTTGCCAATCACCGACGATGGAATGGAAGAATGATAGCTGCTCTTCACGAAGTAAGGGGTCCAGCATGAAAGCAGAAAGCAGCCAGGAAGTGCGGTTTGTTCACCTTGCCCTGGAAAACTGGCGCAACTTTTCTAGCGTGGATGTGGATCTAGCCTCGCGAATCTTTCTAGTAGGGCCCAATGCTTCCGGGAAGTCCAACCTGCTTGATGTTTTCCGGTTTCTGCATGACATTGTGGTGGTCGGAGGCGGCTTCCAAGAAGCCATTCGGCGGCGGCGAGGAGTTACAAGTCTTCGTTGCCTGGCGGCTCGGCGTTACCCGGATATAGCCGTACAGGTATCTCTAGGTAGTGAGTCGGGTGTCGCGGCTTGGGAATACGAACTTCGATTTACCCAGGACAATCTTCGGCGGCCAGTCATTAGGAAAGAAAAAGTCACATCCGGCGGCAAAGTAATTCTGGATCGTCCAGACGAAGAGGATCGGGCGGACCCGGCGCGATTGACGCAGACGAACTTGGAGCAACTGAACGTGAACCGGCGCTTTCGGGATGTGGCCGACCTGTTTGGCTCAGTGCGTTACCTACACATCGTTCCGCAACTGGTTCGAGAGCCAGATCGTTCGGCGGGCCACCAACTGGATCCTTATGGAGGAGATTTCCTGGAACAGGTGGCCCGGACGCCAGAAAAGACGCGGAATGCGCGACTGCGGAGGATTAGTGCGGCTATGAGCCTAGCCGTTCCCCAGTTGCAGGAACTCGAGTTGTGGCGCGACGTTCGCGGGATTCCTCACTTGCGAGGGAAATACGAACACTGGCGGCCTCAGGGCGCCTGGCAAATGGAAGAAGATTTTTCGGACGGCACACTGCGACTTCTCGGTCTACTGTGGGCAACACTTGACGGTGCTGGCCCGCTGCTCTTGGAGGAGCCAGAACTTTCCCTTCACCCGGAGGTCGTCGGGTACCTACCTCAAATGCTAGCTCGAATGCAGGGCCGCACGGGGCGACAAGTTTTCCTCAGCACGCACTCTCCGGAAATCTTGCGTGACCAAGGGATCGGGCTAGATGAACTTCTTCTGCTAGTGCCTGCAAGAGAAGGAACCACGGTCAGTCCGGCCAGTTCATTCAAAGAGATACCGGAACTGCTAAAGGGCGGATTAAGTCTGGCGGATGCGGCCCTGCCCCGCACAAGGCCCAAAAATGTTCGACAACTTAGCTTGTTTGGAGATTAAGTCTTGCCGCTCCTTCCTGCGTCCATTCCCATCTCTGCCGTTGTCGAAGGTCGCTTGGACGAAGTCGTTCTGGAGGTGGTTATCCGCAGTACTGGAGCCACCCTTGGCGCTGTGCATGGCCGACAAGGCAAACATTTTATCTTGAAGCATCTAGAAAATTATAACCGCGCGGCGCAGAATTCCCCATGGATTATACTTCTTGACCTCGACTACGACGGTAACTGCGCGCCATCCTATCGCCGCCGTTGCTTGCCAAATCCAGCCAATCGTATGTGTTTTCGAATTGCGGTACGCGAGATTGAGGCGTGGTTGCTTGCGGATCGGGAGCGCCTTGCGCTGTTTCTTGGAGTACCGAAACGATGTGTAACGGAACATCCAGAGGCCGTTCCCGATCCCAAGCACGAGATCATAACGCTGGCCGCCCGTTCCCGCATGAGACGGCTGAAGCAGGATATGGTTCCACGGGAAAACAGTGGTCGCGACGTGGGGCCGGCGTATAACTCGCGGCTGATTCAGTTTGTAATGGATGAACAAAACGGATGGCGACCGGAGATTGCGGCGCAGTCATCGGAGAGCTTGCGCCGCGCAATTGCGTGCTTGCGGCGGCTGGCCGCGCAGTAACAGCCAGTTACTTTGCAGTAGTGACTACCATAGCCGGATGCGATGCTTCGTATGCTAATATGTGAGTGTCTTGTTTTTGGATGTAGCCGAGTTGATCGACGCCGGCCAACATACACTGCTTTGAGAAATTGTCGATTGGGAAACTCACTGACTTGCCACCGGGAAGAGTGAGTGACTGGGCAGCTAAGTCAATCGTGAGTTCCAGCTTCTGATCCGCCTCCACCAGCTTGAATAACTCTTCGTGAACATCGGCGGGAACCACCACGGGGAGCAGTGAGTTCTTCAATGAGTTGCTGCGGAAGATGTCGGCGAATGAAGTGCTGATCACCGCACGGAAGCCGAAGGCGGTCAGCGCCCACGGTGCGTGCTCGCGCGAGCTGCCGGTGCCGAAGTTTTTGCCTGCCAGCAGAATTTTGCACCCCTGCGCGCGCGGCTGATTCAAGATGAAGCTGGGGATGGGCGTGCCGTCCTCGTTGAAGCGCCAGTCACGAAACAGGAAGCGGTCCATGCCCACTTTGTCGGTGGCCTTCAGGTACCGTGCCGGAATGATGATGTCCGTGTCGATATTCTCATTGGGGATCGGCACCACGCGGCTGGTCAATTTTGTGAACGATTCCATGATCAAACTCCTTCAGGTAAAAAGCAGGTCCCTCGCGGCGCTCGGGATGACGACGCAGTTAGTTAGACGATCAAATTAGAGAAGCGTGCGAACGTCGGCGATTTTTCCGGCGACCGCCGAGGCGGCGGCGGTCAGCGGGCTGGCCAGAAAAGTTCGGCTGCCTTTGCCCTGCCGTCCTTCAAAATTCCGGTTGCTGGTCGAGACGGCGTACTTGCCCGCGGGAACCTCGTCGCCGTTCATGGCGATGCACATGCTGCATCCCGGCTCGCGCCACTCGCAGCCGGCATCGAGAAATATTTTCGGCAGTCCCTCGGCCTCGGCCTGCTTCTTCACCTGCTGCGAACCGGGCACCACGAGAACACGCGTGGATGGATTCACCTTTCGTCCTTTGATGACGCGGGCCGCTTCGCGCAGATCGGAGATGCGCGCGTTGGTGCAGCTTCCGATGAAGACCACATCCACCGGGCGGCCCAGCAGCGGCTTGCCCGGCTCCAGCCCCATGTACTCGAGCGCGTGCGCGAGCGCCTTGCGCGAGGACTCATCTTCCATGTCACTCAACTGCGGCACCGGCGCGCCGATAGCGATGCCCATGCCGGGGTTGGTGCCGTAGGTAATCATCGGCTCCATCGTGGAAGCGTCGAGCGTAATTGTCTTGTCGTACTTCGCGCCGGCGTCGGAGGGGAGCGACTTCCAGCGCTTCACGGCGTCGTCCCACGCCGCTCCCTTGGGAGCGAACTCGCGGCCGGCCATGTACTCAATGGTCGTGTCGTCGGGCGCGATCATGCCCGCTTTGGCACCGCCTTCTATCGACATATTGCAGACGGTCATGCGCCCGTCCATCGACAGTGCGCGCATGGCGCTGCCCGTATATTCCAGCACACTGCCCACACCGCCGCCCACGCCGATTCTGGCGATCAGCGCGAGAATAATATCCTTGGCGGTAACGAAGGGCTTCAGCACTCCGTCGATGCGGACCTCGAACGTCTCGGGCTTGCGCTGCAACAGACACTGTGTGGCCAGAACATGCTCCACCTCGGTGGTCCCGATGCCGAAGGCCAGCGCGCCGAACGCGCCGTGCGTGGAGGTGTGACTGTCACCGCAAACGATGGTCATGCCCGGCTGCGTCAATCCCAGCTCCGGGCCGATGATATGCACGATGCCCTGATGGGGGCTGCCGAGCCCATGCAGCGGGATGCCGAACTCGCGGCAGTTGTCGTCGAGCTGCTTGATCTGCTTGGCGGCCATGGCGTCGGCGATGGGCAGCGAGCGGTCATGCGTGGGAATGCTGTGATCCGCCGTGGCCACGGTGCGCGAGGGCTGCCGGACCTTCAGCCCCTGATCGCGCAACGCCGAGAACGCCTGCGGCGAAGTGACCTCATGGATCAATTGCAGATCAATGTAGAGCACCGCCGGGCAATCCGGCTCCTCAATGACCAAATGGTTGTTCCATATCTTCTCAAACAAAGTTTGCGGCGCGGCCATAACGATTCCTTCCTATGCTCCCAGGCCCTATGCTCCCGGCCTGGTCTTTCCCGGTAGCCCTCGGACACGGATGCCCCCAAGCGTGCAGTGGATAACTTCTAATTATACCCGGCATCGGCCACCAGATGCCTTGGATTTCAAGCAAACACTGAAGTCGTGCCTTGAAGAAAACAGGAACAGATGGGTCCGGTTTGTCATGCCCGGTGATCGTCTCGGTCACTGCGCAATGCCGGTTCGCAGACGTTTGTTGGCGTAGCGGACGAGCGCCTCCACCTCTGCTGGTGTGGACAGTTGGCCGTCCAGCGCGAGCATGGAGATGCCATGGACGACGGACCAGATGTAACGTGCGAGCTGTAGCGGATCATCGTTAACAATGAGGCCACGCTGTTGCTGCTCGACGATGGCATCGACCAGCGCATGGAAGGCGTCAGCGCCGGCAACGTTCACCTCGCAGTCCTCGTTGCCGGGCGGGACTACACCGCCGAACATTACCCGGTAATGCGCCGAATGGGCGACCGCGAAGCGCACGTAGGCAGCACCCATTGCTTCGAATCCTTCGCGTCCGCGTCCGCGCGCATCCCACTCTTCCACTAACGCCGCCCGGAGCATCCGGAAGCCCTCCGAGGCTACTGCGGTCAGCAACGCTTGCTTGTCAGCGAAGTGGCGATAGAGTGCCGTCCGGGAAACGCCCAGCCGCTCACCTACGCCTCGGAGGGTCAGAGCCGCAATCCCCTGCTTCTGAATTGTGCGGACAGCCTCCTGGAGCATCGCGCGCGCCAGGTCGCCATGGTGGTACCGGCTGGG
Above is a window of Acidobacteriota bacterium DNA encoding:
- the dnaB gene encoding replicative DNA helicase, whose product is MAVSESAVIKGLPGNAEAERSVLGAILLDNSAYNQAASLLTSDDFVLDSHRKLFFRIQELSDRSKPIDLVTLSEELMRHNELEAIGGAGYLASLTDGLPRLANIEHYARIVKDKAMLRRLIQVSNSIASRALDGGEAAEEILDAAESMVLSIGEQQVRTGFSHFRDIFRDSMGSLDALHDRGKRVTGLETGFRKFDDMTRGLQPSDLVIIAARPSMGKTSFALNIAQHVAIRMQQPVGMFSLEMSKEALVMRLLCGEARVNGHRLQAGFASRDDWSKLAQALGRLIESPFFIDDTPGISITEMRAKARRLQAEHGLGLLIVDYLQLMTGRGRQENRTQEISAISRGLKGLAKELKVPLIAISQLSRATEERGGRPRLSDLRESGQIEQDADLVGFIFREESIKPTDENRGKAELIIEKQRNGPTGTVNLAFLAQYTSFENLADEFGGGEEME
- the leuD gene encoding 3-isopropylmalate dehydratase small subunit — translated: MESFTKLTSRVVPIPNENIDTDIIIPARYLKATDKVGMDRFLFRDWRFNEDGTPIPSFILNQPRAQGCKILLAGKNFGTGSSREHAPWALTAFGFRAVISTSFADIFRSNSLKNSLLPVVVPADVHEELFKLVEADQKLELTIDLAAQSLTLPGGKSVSFPIDNFSKQCMLAGVDQLGYIQKQDTHILAYEASHPAMVVTTAK
- a CDS encoding TetR/AcrR family transcriptional regulator; protein product: MPRPRLSRPARKPPSRYHHGDLARAMLQEAVRTIQKQGIAALTLRGVGERLGVSRTALYRHFADKQALLTAVASEGFRMLRAALVEEWDARGRGREGFEAMGAAYVRFAVAHSAHYRVMFGGVVPPGNEDCEVNVAGADAFHALVDAIVEQQQRGLIVNDDPLQLARYIWSVVHGISMLALDGQLSTPAEVEALVRYANKRLRTGIAQ
- a CDS encoding thioredoxin-dependent thiol peroxidase gives rise to the protein MLQEGQAAPDFTLLDDAEHTVSLKDFRGAPLVIYFYPRADTPGUTIESCEFRDIFPKFQKLHVPVIGASPDTPAAQAKFKAKFNLPFPLLADEERKMAEAYGVLKEKNMYGKTVMGIERTTVIIDAAGKVQKIFPKVKVEGHAEEVLAALK
- the leuC gene encoding 3-isopropylmalate dehydratase large subunit; the protein is MAAPQTLFEKIWNNHLVIEEPDCPAVLYIDLQLIHEVTSPQAFSALRDQGLKVRQPSRTVATADHSIPTHDRSLPIADAMAAKQIKQLDDNCREFGIPLHGLGSPHQGIVHIIGPELGLTQPGMTIVCGDSHTSTHGAFGALAFGIGTTEVEHVLATQCLLQRKPETFEVRIDGVLKPFVTAKDIILALIARIGVGGGVGSVLEYTGSAMRALSMDGRMTVCNMSIEGGAKAGMIAPDDTTIEYMAGREFAPKGAAWDDAVKRWKSLPSDAGAKYDKTITLDASTMEPMITYGTNPGMGIAIGAPVPQLSDMEDESSRKALAHALEYMGLEPGKPLLGRPVDVVFIGSCTNARISDLREAARVIKGRKVNPSTRVLVVPGSQQVKKQAEAEGLPKIFLDAGCEWREPGCSMCIAMNGDEVPAGKYAVSTSNRNFEGRQGKGSRTFLASPLTAAASAVAGKIADVRTLL
- a CDS encoding chromosome segregation protein SMC → MKAESSQEVRFVHLALENWRNFSSVDVDLASRIFLVGPNASGKSNLLDVFRFLHDIVVVGGGFQEAIRRRRGVTSLRCLAARRYPDIAVQVSLGSESGVAAWEYELRFTQDNLRRPVIRKEKVTSGGKVILDRPDEEDRADPARLTQTNLEQLNVNRRFRDVADLFGSVRYLHIVPQLVREPDRSAGHQLDPYGGDFLEQVARTPEKTRNARLRRISAAMSLAVPQLQELELWRDVRGIPHLRGKYEHWRPQGAWQMEEDFSDGTLRLLGLLWATLDGAGPLLLEEPELSLHPEVVGYLPQMLARMQGRTGRQVFLSTHSPEILRDQGIGLDELLLLVPAREGTTVSPASSFKEIPELLKGGLSLADAALPRTRPKNVRQLSLFGD